A window from Triplophysa dalaica isolate WHDGS20190420 chromosome 3, ASM1584641v1, whole genome shotgun sequence encodes these proteins:
- the cdyl gene encoding chromodomain Y-like protein, whose amino-acid sequence MATEELYEVERIVGKRKNKKGKTEYLVRWRGYGFEGDTWEPESHLSSCIEFIHEFNRQHTEKQKDGTFLRSTRSSPGGNTSINARKQISRPQQPSPSTPKTSPSTPSAPSSSSTKRHQPQQHSPSDSDSKVDPQQQKNKRSASTNSTGVTSPIAVTGLTATPTPTMSALRRSMDLAKSGIKILVPKSPMHNRTDAEESPSEAAHSLEEGSQEPDAVPPEVALLEKPTGAVRVPGEERARMGTRPRTQTALPPPNIPITPAAVRTLNGKGMTTLMEASSANGTAITQSAAAGAMGSSGLTGKRRFEDRATFDKRLRFSVRQTESAYRYRDIVVKKQDGYTHILFSTKTSENNSLNPDVMKEVQSAMATAAADDSKLVLLSGVGTYFCFGLDFIYFIRRLTDDRKKESIKMAETIRTFVNTFIQFKKPIIAAVNGPAVGLGASILPLCDVIWANEKAWFQTPYTTFGQTPDACSSLTFPLIMGVASANEMILSGRKLTAQEACAKGLVSQVLWPGTFTQEVMIRIKELVSCNSVVLRESKALVRNINRTALEQANERECEALKRVWGSPQGMDSILKYLQKKIDEF is encoded by the exons GTGGAGAGGATAGTGGGCAAACGAAAGAACAAGAAGGGGAAGACCGAGTACCTTGTTCGCTGGAGAGGCTACGGCTTTGAGGGAGACACCTGGGAGCCGGAGAGCCATCTGTCCAGCTGCATTGAGTTCATCCACGAATTTAATCGTCAGCACACGGAGAAGCAAAAAGATGGAACTTTCCTCCGTTCCACGCGCAGCTCACCCGGGGGCAACACTAGCATCAACGCCCGCAAACAGATCAGCAGGCCTCAGCAGCCCAGTCCTAGCACGCCGAAGACCTCTCCATCCACCCCAAGCGCACCCTCCAGCAGCTCCACAAAACGGCATCAACCACAACAGCATTCGCCGAGCGACAGCGATTCCAAGGTGGATCCACAGCAACAGAAGAACAAGCGTTCAGCTAGCACGAATAGCACCGGAGTAACAAGCCCAATCGCCGTCACGGGGCTGACCGCCACGCCAACCCCCACCATGAGCGCGCTACGCCGCAGTATGGACCTGGCTAAATCAGGCATCAAAATTCTAGTGCCAAAGAGCCCAATGCACAATCGCACAGATGCTGAGGAGTCTCCCAGCGAAGCGGCGCACAGTCTGGAAGAGGGAAGCCAAGAGCCAGATGCTGTGCCCCCTGAAGTAGCCCTGCTGGAGAAACCCACGGGAGCTGTGCGGGTACCAGGAGAGGAGCGGGCTCGTATGGGCACTAGGCCCAGGACGCAAACAGCCCTTCCACCACCAAACATACCAATCACACCAGCTGCCGTTCGTACGTTGAACGGGAAAG gcATGACGACTCTCATGGAGGCTTCCTCAGCAAATGGAACAGCCATCACACAAAGTGCTGCGGCAGGAGCGATGGGCAGCTCAGGGCTGACGGGGAAACGGCGTTTTGAGGACCGGGCGACTTTTGACAAGAGGCTGCGCTTTAGTGTTCGTCAAACCGAGAGCGCTTACCGCTACAGGGACATTGTTGTTAAGAAACAAGATGGCTATACACACATTCTGTTTTCTACAAAGACCTCTGAAAACAACTCACTAAATCCTGAT GTTATGAAGGAGGTTCAGAGTGCCATGGCGACGGCTGCAGCTGATGACAGTAAACTTGTGCTTCTAAGCGGTGTGGGAACCTATTTCTGCTTCGGCCTTGATTTCATTTACTTCATCAGACGGCTCACAGATGacaggaaaaaagaaagcaTCAAAATGGCAGAGACAATCAG AACATTTGTCAACACGTTCATCCAGTTCAAGAAGCCCATCATTGCTGCTGTGAACGGACCTGCTGTCGGGCTCGGAGCGTCCATCTTGCCCTTATGTGATGTGATCTGGGCCAATGAGAAAGCTTGGTTTCAGACTCCTTATACAACCTTTGGCCAAACCCCAGATGCCTGCTCCTCTTTAACATTTCCTCTCATCATGGGAGTAGCATCG GCTAATGAGATGATATTGAGTGGGAGGAAGCTGACTGCTCAGGAGGCTTGTGCCAAAGGACTCGTGTCCCAGGTTCTGTGGCCAGGCACCTTCACACAGGAAGTCATGATTCGCATTAAGGAGCTAGTATCTTGTAATTCAGTT GTTCTGCGCGAGTCCAAAGCGCTGGTGCGGAACATTAACCGGACCGCCCTGGAGCAGGCCAACGAGAGGGAATGTGAGGCACTTAAGAGGGTCTGGGGCTCTCCTCAGGGAATGGACTCCATACTCAAATATCTCCAGAAGAAAATAGATGAATTCTAA
- the rpp40 gene encoding ribonuclease P protein subunit p40 yields the protein MSPELEKCPRSLLVCEKSNFMNEKSRHDIHVSKHSFNYKISVLIPECAVLPANISGVISNFSPYYLVRDLPVYELLQEKYYETVLQKGTVYAVSYNTKIDEDNSIALLPRGQLVLSLNKDAYEQLGLEGRPSLYNHRKAMRYVVTLNLSDKTLAPGTKRYQRVLSGLKDRLPLRYDFLFTEYNTGGDEDKSLYKLLSQYKPVEHKAVLSHHTLKNLPCPTLYPSDLKGTTLSCDPHSFLEWLGAVNLDISCENAADSFLSTYICPEPKSSVSQALLCTITGFISPEDVYLLLQELRKYFDEPKFTPWLSLTVHGFMDSPVSWGATEHGFLKGGENFYNLVCFKNQDYWLHMATGAHDGCPP from the exons ATGTCACCAGAGCTGGAAAAGTGTCCGAGAAGCTTGCTGGTGTGCGAGAAATCCAACTTTATGAATGAAAAGTCTCGGCATGACATCCACGTGTCTAAGCACAGCTTTAATTACAAG ATCTCAGTACTGATACCTGAATGTGCGGTCCTCCCTGCTAACATTTCCGGGGTTATCAGCAATTTCAGCCCGTATTACCTTGTACGGGACCTGCCGGTTTATGAATTACTGCAAGAAAAGTATTATGAAACGGTTCTACAGAAAG GAACCGTCTATGCTGTCTCTTACAACACTAAGATTGATGAAGATAATTCAATCGCCCTTTTGCCTAGag GTCAGCTAGTTTTGTCGCTAAATAAAGACGCATATGAACAACTTGGTCTGGAGGGAAGACCATCACTGTACAACCACAGAAAGGCTATGAGATAtg TTGTTACTCTGAATCTAAGCGACAAAACTTTGGCACCAGGCACCAAACGATACCAAAGAGTTCTGTCAGGTTTAAAGGACAGGCTGCCACTCAGATATGACTTCCTGTTTACTGAATACAACACAG GTGGAGATGAAGATAAGTCTCTTTACAAGCTGTTGTCCCAGTACAAACCTGTTGAGCACAAGGCGGTACTTAGCCATCACACCTTAAAAAATCTACCCTGCCCAACACTCTACCCATCAGATCTGAAAGGAACTACACTGTCATGTGATCCGCATTCATTCTTGGAGTGGCTTGGCGCTGTCAACCTGGACATAAGCTG tgAAAATGCTGCTGACAGTTTCCTGTCTACGTATATTTGTCCAGAGCCAAAGAGCTCTGTCAGCCAAGCCCTGCTGTGCACCATTACTGGTTTTATCTCCCCTGAGGATGTGTATTTGCTGCTACAAGAACTCAG GAAGTATTTCGATGAACCAAAGTTTACACCATGGCTTTCACTCACTGTACATGGATTTATGGACAGTCCTGTGTCATGGGGAGCCACAGAACATGGATTTCTCAAAGGGGGTGAAAACTTCTACAATTTGGTGTGTTTCAAGAATCAGGACTATTGGTTACATATGGCTACTGGTGCCCATGATGGCTGCCCACCATAA
- the LOC130417597 gene encoding protein phosphatase 1 regulatory subunit 3G-like, which translates to MNADGGKQLALGATSDLDETACPCESRHTSKDETLSPLSKSHDETDRRRDKSLPVYLDKSSTRTECHERVKRVQFADTLGLTLTSVRHFDTSDVTNETRNVSGVQNLLSPSTPAPNFARLEPAFNVPICSDEVDLKSMRLGVALESVTTGSDVKGLIRVMRSNATKEVGVLYTFNNWLTFSDLHAAPIMDKERLLQWERFHFVLRVPPSFDKDDSVHFAVFCRTDHGEYWDNNNGQNYTLRIQIT; encoded by the coding sequence ATGAACGCTGATGGAGGAAAGCAGCTCGCGCTCGGCGCAACTTCAGATCTGGACGAGACTGCGTGCCCGTGTGAATCACGGCACACATCAAAAGATGAGACATTATCACCTTTATCAAAGAGCCATGATGAAACTGACAGACGAAGAGACAAATCCCTACCTGTGTATCTGGACAAGTCATCCACACGCACAGAATGTCATGAACGTGTGAAGAGGGTCCAGTTTGCAGACACGTTGGGACTGACCTTGACAAGTGTGAGACACTTTGACACATCCGATGTTACGAATGAAACACGCAATGTATCCGGAGTCCAGAATCTCCTTTCTCCTTCCACGCCAGCCCCTAACTTCGCACGTTTAGAACCAGCATTCAACGTGCCCATCTGTTCGGATGAAGTCGATCTGAAGTCAATGCGTCTGGGGGTTGCGTTGGAGAGCGTCACAACTGGATCCGACGTTAAAGGTCTTATCAGAGTGATGCGCAGCAACGCAACAAAAGAAGTTGGGGTCTTATACACTTTCAATAACTGGCTGACATTTTCGGATTTACATGCTGCACCCATAATGGATAAAGAACGTTTGCTACAATGGGAAAGATTCCACTTTGTTTTACGCGTACCACCCTCCTTTGACAAAGATGATTCAGTGCATTTCGCCGTGTTTTGTCGAACTGATCATGGAGAATACTGGGACAATAACAATGGACAGAACTACACATTAAGAATTCAGATTACTTGA
- the lyrm4 gene encoding LYR motif-containing protein 4, whose product MASCSRAQVISLYRMLMKESTKFPSYNYRTYALRRVKEGFRENLNVANPKTLDMLINQARENLAVIKRQVSIGQLYSAQKTIVEKDPRF is encoded by the exons ATGGCGTCATGCAGCAGGGCACAAGTGATCTCTCTCTACAGGATGCTTATGAAAGAGAGTACAAAATTCCCTTCATATAATTATAG GACATACGCACTTCGCAGAGTGAAGGAAGGCTTCAGAGAGAACCTTAATGTCGCCAACCCCAAAACACTTGATATGCTTATAAATCAGGCTAGAGAGAATCTGGCAGTCATCAAGAGACAG GTGTCAATTGGTCAGCTGTATTCTGCTCAGAAGACTATTGTTGAGAAAGACCCTCGTTTTTAA